The nucleotide window CATCTGTTCTTATTTTGATTTGATCCGCTTATGTGAACCGCGTCCTTTGTTCCTAATACCGGTTGGCACACGGACTGTAGGTGGAGCATCGGTGTTCGGTTTCTCGTAAGCGATTAACCTTGAATATCTATCAAACTTAGGGTCAATAGGCTTGGTTATGCGAAGTTCATCAACCATTACTTTCATCTGCCTCATTTGATCCCTGACTATAACTAGATGATCAAAATCTCTCATCAAATTACTCACAAGATACTCTCCGGTATGCATTATCTCATACGCAACCTCCTTGGCCTTTTTATGCCCATCAT belongs to Helianthus annuus cultivar XRQ/B chromosome 5, HanXRQr2.0-SUNRISE, whole genome shotgun sequence and includes:
- the LOC110943291 gene encoding uncharacterized protein LOC110943291, which gives rise to MKDFKAHGDGLLEVCFKKGEDVIASCSCRRFEQYGLLCKHIYFVFNMFKVKEIPNKYVMRRRTKDVVPNDLNNTFDLKVDDNDGHKKAKEVAYEIMHTGEYLVSNLMRDFDHLVIVRDQMRQMKVMVDELRITKPIDPKFDRYSRLIAYEKPNTDAPPTVRVPTGIRNKGRGSHKRIKSK